The Hymenobacter sp. DG01 genome has a segment encoding these proteins:
- a CDS encoding VWA domain-containing protein produces MLLSASPWFILLCLLVGAGYAALLYSAKAPWSRTINYALAFVRFAVVSFLCFLLLSPFIKTTTTTTEAPTVVLAVDNSQSVGLFTPPQVLTQATQGLAQLTETLRGRGFKVETRTLSAGNSPARPDSLQFQTPATDLDGLLTGIGEGYQGRNLAGVVLVSDGVVNQGRAPQYTDYRFPIYAIGVGDTVPKKDVSLPALNYNRVAFSGNQFPIEAELAYDGYPAGTTATVLLRENGRVLQTKRVNLPAGQRRTKTTFLVTAPAPGKRRYEVVVEKLPGEFTALNNQKFAYLDIVKGKLRVLLAGAAPHPDLKALRAAILQNDNFDLTTYLPGINPLQPQDFDVAILHQLPAQSGVGAEVLAQVKARRVPALYILGSQSNYGAYNALGTGLTVTPRGNQTDEVTPVPNATFTRFSFEDDALRRFAAYPPAPVPFGETRLGSGAEVALWQQVGRVKTQKPLLVFGGTPAQRQATLLTEGSWQWRLQEAVDHDDRPEAYDRLVVRTLQLLTQNANKKRLDVYPTQDAFNTQDDVTFGAETYNAIFERIYGQQITLTLTDEQRKARTFTYTNSSDGAPLHLGALPAGLYRYVARASLGGQAQQDQGEVLVQEQQLEALQSRADHNLLYQVAKRSGQRLYYPAQFAQLAQDIQKANYKPVIYEHEDLKDLINLKWLFFLLLGLMTVEWATRKYSGGI; encoded by the coding sequence TTGCTACTATCTGCTTCTCCCTGGTTTATACTGCTGTGCCTGTTGGTAGGCGCGGGCTACGCGGCCCTGCTCTACTCGGCTAAGGCCCCCTGGAGCCGGACTATCAACTACGCGCTGGCTTTCGTGCGCTTTGCGGTGGTGAGCTTTCTGTGCTTTCTGCTGCTTTCCCCTTTCATCAAAACTACCACTACCACCACCGAGGCGCCTACCGTGGTGCTGGCCGTCGATAACTCGCAGTCGGTGGGGCTGTTCACGCCGCCGCAGGTGCTGACCCAGGCCACCCAAGGGCTGGCCCAGCTCACCGAAACCCTACGCGGCCGTGGCTTCAAAGTAGAAACCCGCACGCTTTCTGCTGGCAACAGCCCGGCGCGGCCCGATTCGCTGCAGTTCCAGACTCCGGCCACGGACCTCGACGGGCTGCTTACGGGCATCGGCGAAGGGTATCAGGGCCGTAATCTGGCGGGGGTAGTGCTGGTGTCGGATGGGGTAGTAAACCAGGGCCGCGCCCCCCAATACACCGACTACCGCTTCCCGATTTATGCCATTGGAGTGGGCGACACCGTGCCCAAGAAAGACGTCAGCCTTCCGGCCCTGAACTACAACCGCGTGGCGTTTAGTGGCAACCAGTTTCCCATTGAAGCCGAGCTGGCTTACGACGGCTACCCCGCCGGCACCACCGCTACCGTGCTCCTGCGCGAAAACGGCCGGGTGCTGCAAACCAAGCGCGTAAACCTGCCCGCCGGGCAGCGGCGCACCAAAACTACCTTTCTGGTAACGGCCCCTGCCCCCGGCAAACGCCGCTATGAAGTGGTGGTGGAGAAGCTGCCCGGCGAGTTCACCGCCCTCAACAACCAGAAGTTTGCCTACCTCGACATCGTGAAGGGCAAGCTGCGGGTGCTGCTGGCCGGTGCCGCCCCCCACCCCGACCTGAAGGCATTGCGGGCGGCTATTCTGCAGAACGACAACTTCGACCTGACTACCTACCTGCCCGGCATCAACCCGCTTCAACCCCAGGATTTCGATGTGGCCATTCTGCACCAGTTGCCGGCCCAGAGCGGGGTAGGCGCCGAGGTGCTGGCCCAGGTGAAGGCCCGCCGGGTGCCGGCCCTGTACATCTTAGGGTCGCAGTCGAACTACGGCGCCTACAACGCCCTGGGCACGGGCCTGACGGTGACGCCCCGCGGCAACCAAACCGACGAAGTGACGCCCGTACCCAATGCCACCTTCACCCGCTTTTCGTTTGAAGACGATGCTCTACGCCGGTTCGCGGCCTACCCCCCAGCCCCGGTGCCGTTCGGGGAGACGCGCCTGGGTAGTGGAGCCGAGGTGGCCCTGTGGCAGCAAGTGGGCCGGGTGAAAACCCAGAAGCCCCTGCTGGTATTCGGGGGGACGCCGGCCCAGCGCCAGGCTACTTTGCTCACGGAAGGCAGCTGGCAGTGGCGCCTGCAGGAAGCCGTGGACCACGACGACCGGCCCGAAGCCTACGACCGACTGGTGGTGCGGACCCTGCAGCTGCTCACCCAGAACGCCAACAAGAAGCGCCTCGACGTGTATCCCACCCAGGACGCCTTCAACACCCAGGATGACGTGACGTTCGGGGCCGAAACCTACAACGCCATCTTCGAGCGCATCTACGGCCAGCAAATCACCCTTACGCTCACCGACGAGCAGCGGAAAGCCCGCACCTTCACTTACACCAACTCCTCAGATGGCGCTCCCTTGCACCTGGGGGCGCTGCCGGCCGGCCTCTACCGCTATGTAGCGCGGGCTAGCCTGGGCGGGCAGGCCCAGCAGGACCAGGGCGAGGTGCTGGTGCAGGAGCAGCAGCTGGAAGCCCTTCAGTCGCGCGCCGACCACAACCTGCTTTATCAGGTGGCCAAGCGCAGCGGGCAGCGCCTCTACTACCCCGCCCAGTTCGCTCAACTCGCCCAGGACATTCAGAAAGCCAACTACAAGCCTGTGATTTATGAGCACGAAGACCTGAAGGACCTGATTAACCTGAAGTGGCTGTTTTTCCTGCTGCTGGGGTTGATGACGGTGGAGTGGGCGACCCGCAAGTATTCGGGCGGGATTTAA
- a CDS encoding pseudouridine synthase produces the protein MRYILLNKPYEVLTQFTDETGRKTLKDFVNVPNIYPVGRLDYDSEGLVLLTDDKQLQHRLSEPRFKVPKTYWVQVEGIPTEEALENLRRGVDLKTGFTTPAEVALLPETPELWERSKPVRFRANIPTTWVQIRISQGMNRQVRKMTAAVGYPTLRLVRVSIADLRVDQLQPGEWRDLTKAEVQALTEDMAAQTAAAGTFKTPGKGSEYWPGGVRPAGEKPRSTNRSGFTTPGGGKPAGNSRATGTRGAVRNATPGKTGSKPGPKSAGRGSAPRKPGAAGGRSGRS, from the coding sequence ATGCGCTACATTCTCCTCAACAAGCCCTACGAAGTCCTGACCCAGTTTACCGACGAAACCGGCCGGAAAACGCTCAAGGATTTTGTCAACGTCCCGAACATTTACCCCGTTGGCCGCCTCGACTACGACTCCGAGGGTCTGGTGCTGCTCACCGACGATAAGCAACTGCAGCACCGCCTCTCCGAGCCGCGCTTTAAGGTACCAAAAACGTATTGGGTACAGGTAGAAGGCATACCGACGGAGGAGGCCCTGGAAAACCTGCGCCGGGGTGTGGACCTGAAAACCGGCTTTACCACCCCCGCCGAGGTAGCCTTGCTGCCCGAAACGCCGGAGCTGTGGGAGCGTAGCAAACCGGTACGCTTCCGGGCCAACATCCCCACCACGTGGGTGCAAATCCGGATTTCGCAGGGCATGAACCGGCAGGTGCGCAAGATGACGGCCGCCGTGGGCTACCCCACCCTACGCCTCGTGCGCGTCAGCATTGCCGATTTGCGGGTAGATCAGCTGCAACCCGGCGAGTGGCGCGACCTGACCAAAGCCGAAGTGCAGGCCCTAACTGAAGACATGGCCGCCCAGACGGCCGCCGCCGGCACCTTCAAAACGCCCGGTAAAGGCTCAGAATACTGGCCCGGTGGCGTGCGCCCCGCTGGTGAAAAGCCGCGCAGCACCAACCGTAGCGGCTTTACTACCCCTGGTGGTGGAAAACCTGCTGGCAACTCACGCGCTACGGGTACCCGGGGCGCCGTCCGCAATGCTACCCCCGGTAAAACCGGCAGCAAGCCCGGCCCTAAGTCGGCCGGACGGGGTAGCGCGCCCCGCAAACCAGGCGCGGCCGGTGGCCGCTCCGGGCGTAGCTAA
- a CDS encoding alpha/beta hydrolase gives MLRARKLRRVAALAAIAFVLLNVVAAFHAWQFTHFTTETSPHTGNPEQLTLPRKLWVLLTGIKNPKPVNQAIPNFPYVTTHIESPNGRLEVWQGEVSNARGTVALFHGYTSSKAKLLTEARYFRSLGYSVVLTDFAGNGGSEGNTCTVGHHEAEDVASVVRWLQRRPGPVFIYANSMGAVATLRAEAELGLRPTANLLECPYGSMLETAQSRFRSMHVPPFPMANLLVFWGGVENNFWAFDLDATRYAARISTPTLLMWGEADPRVTRPETDAIYAALRGPKQRQDFPGSGHEPYWWKHKQLWEQTIQGFTDNYTSRAALVLR, from the coding sequence ATGCTCCGCGCCCGAAAACTGCGGCGGGTAGCCGCGCTGGCGGCCATAGCTTTCGTGCTGCTGAATGTAGTAGCTGCTTTCCACGCCTGGCAGTTCACCCATTTCACTACCGAAACCAGCCCTCACACTGGTAACCCCGAGCAGCTGACGCTGCCGCGGAAGCTGTGGGTGCTGCTCACGGGCATCAAGAACCCCAAGCCCGTCAACCAGGCTATTCCCAATTTTCCTTACGTCACTACCCACATCGAAAGCCCCAACGGGCGGCTGGAAGTGTGGCAGGGCGAGGTTTCGAACGCACGCGGCACGGTGGCCCTGTTTCACGGGTACACCAGCTCGAAAGCAAAACTGCTCACCGAAGCCCGCTACTTCCGCAGCCTGGGCTATAGCGTCGTGCTGACCGATTTTGCGGGTAACGGCGGCTCCGAGGGCAACACTTGCACCGTGGGCCACCACGAAGCTGAAGATGTGGCTTCCGTAGTCCGGTGGCTGCAGCGGCGGCCGGGGCCGGTGTTCATCTACGCCAACTCTATGGGCGCCGTAGCCACTTTGCGGGCCGAGGCCGAGCTGGGCCTGCGCCCCACGGCCAACCTGCTGGAGTGCCCCTACGGCTCCATGCTCGAAACGGCCCAGAGCCGCTTCCGCTCCATGCACGTTCCGCCCTTCCCGATGGCCAACCTGCTGGTGTTCTGGGGTGGGGTAGAGAACAACTTCTGGGCCTTCGACCTCGATGCTACCCGGTACGCCGCCCGCATATCTACCCCTACCCTACTGATGTGGGGCGAAGCCGACCCGCGCGTAACCCGCCCGGAAACCGATGCTATTTACGCCGCCCTTCGCGGCCCCAAGCAGCGGCAGGATTTCCCCGGCTCCGGCCACGAGCCGTATTGGTGGAAACATAAGCAGCTGTGGGAACAGACGATTCAGGGATTTACGGATAACTATACGAGCAGAGCCGCTTTAGTCCTCCGATAG
- the dnaK gene encoding molecular chaperone DnaK codes for MGKIIGIDLGTTNSCVAVMEGNEPVVIPNSEGRRTTPSIVAFLDNGKGERKVGDPAKRQAITNPKNTLQSIKRFMGRSFGEVSEESKHVSYELVRGSNNTVAVQIGDRQYTPQEISAMVLQKMKQTAEDYLGTSVTEAVITVPAYFNDAQRQATKEAGAIAGLDVKRIINEPTAAALAYGLDKKHKDQKIAVYDLGGGTFDISILELGDGVFEVLSTNGDTHLGGDDFDQVIINFLAETFASENEGLDLRKDAMALQRLKEAAEKAKVELSSSTETEINLPYVTATASGPKHLVVKLSRAKFEQLADSLVRRSMEPCKKALQDAGLSTSDIDEVILVGGSTRIPRIQEEVEKFFGKKPSKGVNPDEVVAVGAAIQGGVLTGEVKDVLLLDVTPLSLGIETMGGVMTKLIESNTTIPTKKSETFSTASDNQPSVEIHVLQGERPLASQNRTIGRFHLDSIPPAPRGVPQIEVTFDIDANGILHVSAKDKGTGKEQKIRIEASSGLTDADIERMRNEAAANAEADKQEKERIEKVNQADSMIFQTEKQLNEYGDKLSAGNKTAVENALADLKKAHESKDLGQIDTAMAAINAAWQAASQEMYAATQGGADGQPGADGGNPFGGQPGGNGQQGQPHDNVTDVDYEEVGK; via the coding sequence ATGGGCAAAATAATCGGTATTGACCTCGGCACCACCAACTCGTGCGTGGCCGTAATGGAAGGCAACGAGCCGGTGGTAATTCCGAATAGCGAAGGCCGCCGCACGACTCCCTCGATCGTGGCGTTCCTCGATAACGGTAAAGGCGAACGGAAAGTCGGTGACCCCGCCAAACGTCAGGCCATTACCAACCCCAAGAATACGCTGCAGTCGATTAAGCGCTTCATGGGCCGCAGCTTCGGCGAAGTTTCGGAAGAGTCGAAGCACGTTTCCTACGAGCTAGTGCGCGGTTCTAACAACACGGTAGCTGTGCAAATCGGCGACCGTCAGTACACGCCCCAGGAAATTTCGGCCATGGTTCTGCAGAAAATGAAGCAGACCGCAGAAGACTACCTCGGCACCAGCGTAACCGAAGCCGTTATTACGGTTCCGGCTTACTTCAACGACGCCCAGCGCCAGGCTACCAAAGAAGCCGGTGCTATTGCTGGCCTCGATGTGAAGCGCATCATCAACGAGCCTACTGCTGCTGCCCTGGCTTACGGCCTCGACAAAAAGCACAAAGACCAGAAAATTGCCGTGTACGACCTCGGTGGTGGTACTTTCGACATCTCGATTCTGGAGCTGGGTGATGGTGTGTTCGAAGTACTGAGCACCAATGGTGACACCCACCTCGGTGGCGACGACTTCGACCAGGTAATCATCAACTTCCTGGCGGAAACCTTTGCCAGCGAAAACGAAGGCCTCGACCTGCGCAAAGACGCTATGGCCCTCCAGCGCTTGAAAGAAGCTGCTGAGAAAGCCAAAGTAGAGCTGTCGTCTTCCACCGAAACGGAAATCAACCTGCCCTACGTAACGGCTACCGCTTCGGGCCCGAAACACTTGGTAGTAAAGCTGAGCCGCGCGAAATTCGAGCAGCTGGCTGACTCGCTGGTGCGCCGCTCGATGGAGCCTTGCAAAAAGGCTCTGCAAGACGCTGGCCTGAGCACTTCCGATATCGACGAAGTAATCCTGGTAGGTGGCTCGACCCGTATCCCCCGCATTCAGGAGGAGGTAGAGAAGTTCTTCGGCAAGAAGCCTTCGAAGGGCGTTAACCCCGACGAAGTAGTAGCCGTAGGCGCTGCCATCCAGGGTGGTGTACTGACCGGTGAAGTAAAGGACGTGCTCCTGCTCGACGTAACCCCGCTCTCGCTGGGTATCGAAACCATGGGCGGTGTAATGACCAAGCTCATCGAGTCGAACACGACCATTCCGACCAAGAAGTCCGAGACCTTCTCGACGGCTTCCGACAACCAGCCTTCGGTAGAGATTCACGTACTGCAGGGCGAGCGTCCGCTGGCTTCGCAGAACCGCACCATTGGCCGCTTCCACCTCGACTCGATTCCGCCAGCACCCCGTGGTGTTCCGCAAATCGAAGTAACCTTTGACATTGACGCCAACGGCATTCTGCACGTTTCGGCTAAAGACAAAGGCACCGGCAAGGAGCAGAAAATCCGCATCGAAGCCTCGTCGGGCCTCACCGACGCCGATATCGAGCGTATGCGCAACGAAGCCGCTGCTAACGCTGAAGCTGACAAGCAGGAGAAGGAGCGCATTGAGAAAGTTAACCAGGCTGACTCGATGATCTTCCAGACCGAAAAGCAGCTGAACGAGTACGGCGACAAGCTGAGCGCCGGCAACAAAACGGCCGTTGAAAATGCCCTTGCTGACCTGAAGAAGGCCCACGAGAGCAAAGACCTCGGCCAGATTGACACCGCCATGGCCGCTATCAACGCTGCCTGGCAGGCTGCTTCGCAGGAAATGTACGCCGCTACCCAGGGTGGCGCCGACGGCCAGCCTGGTGCTGACGGTGGCAACCCCTTCGGTGGTCAGCCCGGCGGCAACGGCCAGCAAGGCCAGCCCCACGACAACGTGACGGACGTTGACTATGAAGAAGTAGGCAAGTAA
- a CDS encoding SDR family oxidoreductase produces the protein MKSALVTGANKGIGLEVAKLLAQHGFFVYIGSRNLKSGEAAVEQLKATGLTTLAAVQLDVTNPDSIQAARKSIEAKTPVLDVLVNNAGISGGMSQSARQTTLGQFQEVFATNVFGVAGVTQAFLDLLEKSPEPRIVNVSTAMASLTLFADFDNANSAYRLPVYQASKAALNMYTLNLAHELRDTPFKVNAVCPGYTQTDFTGHQGTSTVEEAGQRIVKYALIGSDGPTGKYFSEEYFPAPATCPW, from the coding sequence ATGAAGTCAGCATTGGTCACGGGCGCTAACAAAGGCATAGGCCTGGAAGTCGCCAAACTACTTGCTCAGCACGGATTCTTCGTGTATATCGGCAGCCGTAATCTGAAGAGCGGTGAAGCCGCCGTAGAACAGCTCAAAGCCACCGGGCTTACTACCCTCGCAGCTGTTCAGTTAGACGTCACTAATCCCGATTCTATCCAGGCCGCTCGGAAATCGATTGAGGCAAAAACGCCAGTTTTGGATGTGCTGGTTAACAACGCTGGTATTTCCGGCGGTATGTCGCAGTCGGCCCGGCAAACTACCCTAGGTCAGTTTCAGGAGGTGTTTGCCACCAACGTATTCGGAGTGGCTGGAGTCACGCAGGCATTTCTCGACCTACTGGAAAAGTCGCCGGAGCCGCGCATCGTAAATGTGAGCACGGCCATGGCCTCGCTGACGCTGTTCGCGGACTTTGATAACGCGAATTCTGCTTATCGGCTGCCGGTGTACCAAGCGTCGAAAGCAGCTTTGAATATGTACACCCTCAACCTGGCCCACGAGCTGCGCGACACTCCATTTAAAGTCAATGCAGTGTGCCCCGGCTACACCCAAACCGACTTCACGGGCCACCAGGGCACCAGTACGGTAGAGGAAGCCGGGCAACGCATCGTCAAGTACGCACTGATCGGCTCAGATGGGCCAACTGGTAAGTACTTCAGTGAGGAGTACTTCCCGGCCCCAGCAACCTGCCCGTGGTAA
- a CDS encoding AraC family transcriptional regulator has translation MASKLLNPFAEMVVVCGGNWRYQGEAAFEDHILVSVLAGELKVVQANRTLLCGAGDTLLPPRREPATLIKSPKDGAAYQAVIMKLPTALVRAYYAENAPATARPASRDVLVFPKNPLLQSLFASLLPYLELQHPLPEKLLAVKITEVIEILRSLDQNSDGILADFSEPGKVNLVEFMEANYMFNISLAKFSYLTGRSLTTFKRDFKKAFQLSPQRWLTQKRLALAHYQLAEKRRKPIELYLEVGFENLAHFSYAFKKQFGYSPTAIVRAEGKQPATG, from the coding sequence ATGGCAAGCAAGCTACTGAATCCCTTCGCAGAAATGGTAGTAGTGTGCGGCGGCAACTGGCGCTACCAGGGAGAGGCTGCCTTCGAGGACCATATATTGGTTAGTGTACTGGCTGGTGAATTGAAGGTGGTGCAAGCCAACCGCACACTCTTATGTGGAGCGGGTGATACGCTGCTGCCCCCTAGACGGGAACCCGCTACGCTGATTAAGAGCCCTAAGGATGGGGCCGCTTATCAGGCCGTCATTATGAAGCTGCCTACGGCTCTGGTGCGGGCGTACTACGCCGAAAATGCCCCAGCAACAGCGCGGCCAGCTTCCCGTGATGTTCTGGTGTTTCCCAAAAATCCGCTGCTGCAAAGCCTCTTTGCGTCGCTGCTGCCTTATCTGGAACTCCAGCATCCGCTGCCGGAGAAGTTGCTGGCCGTTAAGATTACGGAGGTGATAGAGATTCTGCGCAGCCTCGACCAGAACAGCGACGGGATATTGGCCGACTTCTCTGAGCCAGGGAAAGTGAATCTGGTGGAGTTCATGGAAGCCAACTACATGTTCAATATCTCTCTGGCCAAGTTCAGCTACCTGACCGGCCGCAGCTTAACTACTTTCAAGCGAGACTTTAAGAAGGCCTTTCAGCTGAGCCCCCAGCGCTGGCTCACGCAAAAAAGATTGGCGCTGGCCCATTACCAGCTCGCAGAAAAGAGAAGAAAGCCCATAGAGCTGTATTTGGAGGTAGGCTTTGAGAATCTGGCGCATTTCTCCTACGCCTTCAAAAAGCAGTTTGGCTACTCCCCAACTGCCATAGTCAGGGCAGAGGGAAAGCAGCCCGCAACCGGCTGA
- a CDS encoding FAD-dependent monooxygenase produces MAHFLVIGAGIGGLTTAHALLRLGHSVRVYEAAPELREVGAGLVLGANAMRALQQLGLHEAVLPLGSPVTRLDLRTQHGQMLQSADTTPFTTRLGFPNLGIHRAALQQVLVRLLPPGILQLGCPFEGAETTEAGVVAHFTNGHTVRADALIGADGLRSSVRRQLLPGSEPRYAGYTCWRAVVDARQLALPAGESCEVWGERGRRFGYVPVGGGQVYWFACLNSHEPQNPQFRAYRTADLQRAFAGFHAPVPELLALTHDEHLLWNDILDLKPLPRFAFGCILLLGDAAHATTPNLGQGAGMAVEDAAVLAQCLTESADIPAAFRRFEQRRLRRTTRIITTSRQLGRVGQLESPLLTKLRNTVMQLLPPAVSRSQMAWLYDEL; encoded by the coding sequence ATGGCACACTTTCTTGTTATCGGCGCCGGCATTGGAGGCCTCACTACGGCTCACGCGCTGCTCCGGCTGGGCCACTCGGTACGGGTGTATGAGGCGGCGCCAGAGCTGCGGGAGGTAGGCGCCGGCCTGGTGCTGGGGGCTAACGCCATGCGGGCCCTGCAGCAACTGGGCCTGCACGAAGCGGTGCTACCCCTTGGCTCCCCGGTTACGCGCCTCGACCTGCGCACGCAGCACGGCCAGATGCTCCAATCTGCCGATACCACCCCGTTTACTACCCGGCTGGGCTTTCCCAACCTAGGCATACATCGGGCGGCGCTGCAGCAGGTGCTGGTGCGTCTCCTGCCCCCGGGCATACTCCAGTTGGGGTGCCCGTTTGAGGGGGCTGAAACTACGGAAGCGGGCGTGGTAGCCCACTTTACCAACGGGCACACCGTGCGAGCCGATGCCCTGATTGGAGCCGATGGGCTTCGCTCCAGCGTGCGGCGGCAGCTACTACCTGGCTCCGAGCCGCGCTACGCAGGTTACACCTGCTGGCGAGCCGTGGTGGATGCGCGGCAGTTGGCCCTGCCCGCCGGCGAATCGTGCGAGGTATGGGGCGAGCGGGGCCGGCGCTTCGGCTACGTTCCGGTGGGCGGTGGCCAGGTATATTGGTTTGCCTGCCTGAACAGCCACGAGCCACAAAACCCGCAGTTCCGGGCGTACCGTACCGCAGATCTGCAGCGCGCCTTTGCCGGTTTCCACGCGCCTGTGCCCGAGTTGCTGGCTCTCACCCACGACGAGCACCTGCTCTGGAACGACATTCTCGACTTGAAGCCCCTGCCGCGGTTTGCCTTCGGGTGCATCCTGCTCCTCGGCGACGCCGCGCATGCCACTACCCCCAACCTGGGCCAGGGAGCGGGCATGGCCGTGGAAGATGCCGCCGTACTGGCCCAGTGTCTTACCGAATCGGCGGATATACCAGCGGCTTTTCGCCGCTTCGAGCAGCGGCGCCTGCGGCGCACCACCCGTATTATCACCACGTCCCGGCAGCTGGGCCGGGTGGGGCAGCTGGAAAGCCCACTGCTCACCAAGCTGCGCAACACGGTTATGCAGCTCCTACCCCCCGCCGTAAGCCGAAGCCAGATGGCCTGGCTCTACGATGAGCTTTAA
- a CDS encoding endonuclease/exonuclease/phosphatase family protein, which translates to MPDLHVPLWLQLAHGLTLLLAVATLVATLLPLLRQTAWWIRIFDFPRLQIVGVLVVVVVAGLLLRWHRPADATYWGPGLLLALAAAIIYQLLRVMPYTRLVPKQVGDSTHKDGRRHLSLTMMNVLQYNKQGKKALRVLQEADSDLIMAVETDLWWLEQLKPLEETHPYTCHEPLDNTYGLLFFSRLPLHGCEVKYLLDDDVPSIHTLVELPDSKTMVRVYGLHPKPPAPAEAKTSTKRDAELLLVGKTIDQKDEPTIVFGDMNDVAWSHTSELFRRISGLLDPRVGRGLLPTFHADYLLLRWPLDHVFVSPHFKVDDMERLPYVGSDHFPIYIKLSYEPHDKEEQEENAEEANADDHQEAVEKIQEGFEEEDEEEQEEAANPGRQKELTT; encoded by the coding sequence GTGCCCGACCTCCATGTTCCACTTTGGCTGCAGCTTGCACACGGCCTTACGCTGCTGCTGGCCGTAGCCACGCTGGTAGCCACGCTGCTGCCCCTGCTGCGCCAGACCGCCTGGTGGATTCGCATTTTTGATTTTCCGCGCCTGCAGATTGTGGGTGTGCTGGTGGTGGTGGTGGTGGCCGGGCTGCTGCTGCGCTGGCACCGTCCCGCCGACGCCACCTACTGGGGCCCCGGCCTGCTACTGGCGCTGGCCGCCGCCATCATCTATCAGCTGCTGCGCGTGATGCCCTACACCCGCCTGGTGCCAAAGCAAGTCGGGGACAGCACCCATAAGGATGGTCGCCGGCACTTGAGCCTGACCATGATGAACGTGCTGCAGTACAACAAGCAAGGCAAAAAGGCCTTGCGGGTACTTCAGGAGGCCGATTCGGACCTGATTATGGCGGTGGAAACCGACTTGTGGTGGCTGGAGCAGCTTAAGCCCCTGGAAGAAACCCACCCCTACACCTGCCACGAGCCCCTGGACAATACCTACGGCCTGCTGTTCTTCTCGCGCCTACCCCTGCACGGCTGCGAAGTGAAGTATCTGCTCGATGACGATGTACCCTCTATTCATACGCTGGTAGAGCTGCCCGACAGCAAAACCATGGTGCGCGTGTACGGCCTCCACCCCAAGCCCCCGGCACCCGCCGAGGCCAAAACCAGCACCAAGCGCGACGCCGAACTGCTGTTGGTGGGCAAAACCATCGACCAGAAAGACGAGCCGACGATTGTGTTTGGCGACATGAACGACGTGGCCTGGTCGCATACCTCCGAGCTGTTCCGGCGCATCAGCGGCCTGCTTGACCCGCGCGTGGGGCGTGGCCTGCTGCCCACCTTCCACGCCGATTACCTGCTGCTGCGCTGGCCCCTGGACCACGTATTCGTTTCGCCCCATTTTAAGGTCGATGACATGGAGCGCCTGCCTTACGTCGGCTCCGACCACTTCCCCATCTACATCAAGCTCAGCTACGAGCCCCACGATAAGGAGGAGCAGGAAGAAAACGCCGAAGAGGCCAACGCCGATGACCACCAGGAAGCGGTAGAAAAAATTCAGGAGGGCTTTGAGGAAGAGGATGAGGAGGAGCAGGAAGAAGCCGCCAATCCCGGCCGCCAAAAAGAACTGACTACCTAA
- the purE gene encoding 5-(carboxyamino)imidazole ribonucleotide mutase: protein MPTTLPAAAAADIPAPHDTPLVGIIMGSQSDLKIMSAAAELLQQFGITYEITLVSAHRTPHRLVEYAETARKRGLRVIIAGGGGAAHLPGMIASFTTLPVIGVPINSTTSFHGLDSILSMLQMPAGVPVATVALDGATNAAVLATQMLALNNARLADVLEKYRTSLKDKVMRTIEELRKGGFNDD, encoded by the coding sequence ATGCCTACTACGCTTCCCGCCGCCGCAGCGGCCGATATTCCGGCTCCCCACGATACGCCCCTGGTGGGCATTATCATGGGCTCCCAATCTGATTTGAAAATTATGTCGGCGGCGGCTGAGCTGCTGCAACAGTTCGGCATCACCTACGAAATCACCCTGGTATCGGCGCATCGCACCCCGCACCGATTGGTGGAGTACGCCGAAACTGCCCGCAAGCGCGGCCTGCGCGTAATTATTGCCGGCGGGGGAGGGGCGGCCCACCTGCCCGGCATGATTGCCTCGTTTACGACTCTGCCCGTTATTGGAGTGCCCATTAACTCCACTACCTCCTTCCACGGCCTCGACTCCATTCTCTCGATGCTGCAGATGCCGGCGGGTGTGCCCGTGGCTACCGTGGCGCTGGATGGGGCTACCAATGCCGCCGTGCTGGCTACCCAGATGCTGGCTCTGAACAATGCCCGCCTGGCCGATGTGCTGGAAAAGTACCGCACCTCCCTGAAGGATAAGGTGATGCGCACCATTGAGGAGCTGCGCAAAGGCGGCTTCAACGACGATTAA